In Gossypium hirsutum isolate 1008001.06 chromosome A10, Gossypium_hirsutum_v2.1, whole genome shotgun sequence, the DNA window TGCATGAGAATCTAATTTCAGTTTGTTACACATATATACAACAATTTACTCCACAGTCAAACACATATATGGGTGTGATCTACTTACAAGGAAGTATCTGGTCAAATCGGCAAGACGGTCTTCATGTCCTTATGCATTGTTCTAATCACGGTCGTGACCTGCTCGATTTGATCTTCACTAGAACATGCAGAGAGAAGTACCTTGGCAGTTCCTCCATCAGGGTAACAGCCAGCGTCGATCATTTCCTCAAAAATTTCTAAGCATCTTTGATATAGTTTCTTCCTAGAGTAGGCTCCGAGCCGTGAAGTCCAGGTTACCACATCAGGTGTCAAATTCTTGGCAGGAAGTGACTGGAACAACTCTTCCATTCTGTTGAAATATCCTGCCCTGCCGTAAACATTGATCAAAATGTTGTATGTACTAATGTCAGCTTCATAAGGTCCTTTTTCCATTGCAACCAAAACTTTCTCCATGTTTTCGAATTGACCTAACTTGCCATACAGGTTTAACATACTGTTTAGGACAAAGGTGTCCGGTTGAAGTCCAGATTCCTGTATTTGGTTCACAATATTCTCGCACTTAGCTATATTCCCGACTCTAGAGTAGGCAGAGAGAAGTAGCATGTGAGATTTCATCGTCGGCGTTATTCCTAGCTTCTTCATCTCCTCAAATACCGATTCAGCATctgaaatatatatatggtgaGATATTTACAGTCAAGCTGAATTGAGGTGATATTATGTTGGACAAGAGAAATATCATATGCTAACTAATATGACTCCAATAGTATCTTGAAAAGCATGCAAGTGATGATGATATATGTTTTCTTGGGAAAAAAACTTCCCCAGTTTGGTCAGATAACACTTATAACAATAGTTATGTCTGCATATCGGAATGCAAGGTAACTCCGTAGAAATATTTACCCTCGTAAAGGCCAGCTCTACCATAGGCATCAACCATGATATTAAATGAAGCTCTGTCTGGTTCACATCCCATGTGTTGCATGAGTGAAAATACTTCTGCCGCACCATAAGGATAACCTGCACGACTGTTAGGGACAAGAGGGTCAACAAAGCTCTGCATGGACCTGGAACAGAAGCACTATAAAATTATTGATAGGGAAGTATATAATGATAAGGGATTTGAACCTGTAAGCTTCCATGAGCGCATTGTAAGCATACACATCAGGCTCATGACCGGCTTCTTGAAGCTGCTCGAAAATCTCTTCAGCCTTTTCACAGAGTCCCTCCCTAGCAAAAGCATTCACCAGAGCAGTGTATGTGCATATATTTGGTTTACACTTTTGACTTCTCATTTCATCAAATAATTTCAAGGCCATATAGGATTTACGTGCCTGCACAGCAAATTAGCATGTATGAACCTTCAAATTAAGTTTCAGCAACAAATCATCCAAGTGAGGGCAATGATTATCAAAGAACCCCAACAGTTTGGGATCGGGATAAATTTAATTCACCTTCCCATATAAGTTGATCATCAGTGTGTAAGTTTCGGTATTCAGTTGGCATCCGTCTCTCTTCATCCTCTGAAAAACTTCTATAGCCTTTTGGGAGTTTCCTCCCTTCATCAACCCATCAATATAAGCATTGTAAACAGTTGCACCTGAACAGAAATTCTTTTATGTAACACTACTCAACATCAAAGATTACACTTTGATAAGACTATAAGAGAGGCAGACATACTTGGGGAGAGACCATACTTTCTCATCTCGGCAAACACAGCCTCAGCTTTCTGTTTTAGCCCAGCTGTACAGTAGGCCTTGACAAGAAGGGCATAAGTATCTTCTGTTGGTATGCATCGAGCTTCGAGAAGTTCCAAGTACGTAGATTCCACCTTCTTGTATAAAGATTTCTGTCCATAAGCATCTATGAGCAAATTGAAGCACATAACATCCAGCTGAAAGGAGCTCCTCTGCAATATCCACTCACAAAGCTGTAGAAACAATAGCAAATCAGCAAATACATGGCGTAGAAgttgaattatcatacattcatcgATAATGGCGTATGGTAATTGTCTCTAACCAGCACAATAGGATCCCATTTTTTGTTTAAACGAAGTTGAACAGCTACATTGATAAGATCGTCCCAAGTAGAATGAGAGGGAGAAAGATTATCAAGTGAACCCCAAACTCTATCAGCATCAACCTCCTGTTGAAGAAAATCCAGGATCTGTTGAGCAATGGGGCTCAAAACAGGGAAAACTCCATCCACAAAACCAGAACCATACTTCCATCCTTGTCCTCTTAAAGAACCACCTATAAACGAACAAGATTGAAGCCATAAAAGCTATTCAAAAACTGACAGATTCTACTACTAtaaatcacatataaaatataagtGTTTACATCGTTTCCTGGACAGTTTTTTGTGATGAAAGGTCCTCAATTTTCCACGTTTGTCGATATAAACACCATCACGTTTCCATTTCTCAATAGCTACATCACTTGAAGAAGAATTCTTTGCCATCCATTTGAAACTCGTCTTATAGCTTCTTGGTTGAATGTAAAGATGGTTGAGCGTGTTTCCAACAACAAACCTAGAAAAGGGTATTGTTCCTTATTTACGTTAGTGTAATATAATGGTAATTGAAACTTGAAAACCCCAGTTTGGAAAAGAAAACAAAGGCCTCACAAACCAGTAACTTTTAGAGATAATTAGAAAACAGTAATATGAAAAACTGCCCCCAGAAAGTCagaaattgatataaaaatggAAATGCCAGTTATATGGTAAAGCTAAGAATTGAACTTAACATGAATTCGAAGAGGAGGAGCTTGCAGTTTGAAAGATAGAGAGTTGAGAATTTCCTTCAAGAAGATAACGTGGCAGAGAGAATGACAAATAATAATACAGACAAAGATATTAAAAATATCTTGCAATAAGGCACTGAATGACTGCTAAAGGGGGTCCAGGAACACCAAACTGTAAAGATCGGCATCAATAGAAGAGTTTTAAACTCTATTAAcggtaaattaaataattttattcctTTCAGTAATTTCTGACATTGTTCCATGTTCTTAGGGTGCCTTCCTTTTGATACAACTCTAAAGAAATTAATGACAATCAAAGGAGAAATttgtgtaaaaaaatttaattcagcAACAGACaggataaaatttcttttttctcaTTGGAGatcattttttctcttttattgtaCAGgctaaaaaccaaaaaataaagagaaaaaaagttCGCATAAATTCAAAGTTAAATTATCTCGAAAGTGATTGTATAGACCAATTGAAGTAAACCCAAATTTTATAACTCATTCGATTACAGTTCTAGCATCATGCAGACATTGGTGAAGTTTTGTGTTCAATTCCAGTGATGAACtaacaacatttgaccgaatTGGAAAGTCTCAAAACAAAtgttacataaaaataaacacttgTAGATAAGTCTGGAATAAGAAGACAAGTTACTCCACTTCAGCCAAATAATCATCAATTTCAGCTGGGGTAAGCACCCTGCAAGACAACATGCACAACAAGAGTCATTCAGCCGCCAGAAAACCAACAATTTCATGATTGAAAAAAGAAGCAGaaataatcattttttaaaatcagAAATAAAACTGAATGGACAATAACTGTAATTGCAACATGCAAGATATTGGTGCTGATTGCAAGTAAAACAGCGCCGCTTTCAGAATTGCATTTCACAAGGAACACTTTTGGCACTTCATAAAGCCAAAAGGTCATTTTTTGCATCAGCATAACGCCACCATAAAGTTTAAGTGAGAAGGGTGAAAGGGTTAAAGCAGGAGCTTGCCTGAATTTTCTGTCAGTTCCAATAATCCCAATTTCAATGTTTTTCCCTGAGATTTGTCCTTCAAATCTGCAAAATCGAGAAACGACTTGTAAGATTAGTATAGATGCACCACACAATAGACTACCTTAGACCAACATTTTCTTCCAAGGTTCTAAATATACAGATTATAGATCTTCCTGAACTGATAAGCAGGtggaagaaatttaaaaattgacttACCCCTCTTTGAGAGTCAAAATAGCAGTATGCACAGCATCATCAAGTTCCATATCATCAGTGTATCTACAAAAAAGGACAATAATCAATTTCATTTGCAGTGTTTCAACGGCAATGAAACGTAAATTAAAAGAAAGTCCAACTCAATTCTCGAAATGATGCATAGCTATAGTACAGTCCTTTGCTGAATAAAATGTCATGCTAGCTATATCATTCCCTAATTATGCAATGATTGCCTGTCATCTAGAAGGTAGACTCCCATTATAAACTCATTGAGCATCAGTGACAAAATTGAATGCCGTAACCATCTATATGAAGGTTACAAGAAAAGTTAAGACTACTACTGATGGTTATACCACCATCAGTTCCATCACTGGTAGAATATAACATATGGGAGGAAACTTCAGTTGATTTAGTTCTGAATACTATAAAAACTCGAATCAATGGCAGGTACCTCTTTTCAAGAAATGTTTTTGCATTAGAGACATTCTTCCCCATCGCTGAGGCTTTCCATGAGAAATAAGAGCCAGATGGATCCACCTAGCAAAAAGTAACAGATTCATACAGCTGAAAGCACATAAAACATTCTACGCAATGCCTCAAAGAATCCAATATTAGCTATGAGCAATACCTGATACAATTGTGGACCATTGTCGTCATATCCAGCAACTAGTAGAGATACACCAAAAGGCCTTACACCACTACAAAGAAAATGATGCATCAAAGTTAACTATTAAGTCCAAAGGATTGCAAGAGTTTCAGTTTCAGTTTTTTATCTAAtccaaatcaacccaaaatgTAGCACCAAGGTATGCAAAAAAGGTAATGAACTATAACGTgctattttatcaaaaaaaaagttCATTCAAATCTTTCACTTTCAGCCCATTCATGAGGCAGAATCATAAggccaaaattaaatttgaaGGAAACATTATCTCAAAGGACAAcagttttaaaaagaaattatattagaCTCGGGCTACTTTCTTTTTGGCCAAATAAAACTATTTTTCCCCCTAACCACTAGCTAACATGAAGAAAAGCACAGCCTGAATTTGACCGAAAAGAGACTACCAAACAAACAACTCAAGCTCTTTGATAAAATTCTGAAAGGAGAAGTAAAAAGGTATGGATAATagtttttatgtttatgtttattttatttttacttctttctctttttttttttttgtgtgtgtgtggaaGAACATATTTCTTACCCAGATTGAGTGAACTCCTGCATAACAGCTGCAGTTTCCCTTACAAGTTGTGTTACCGGAATTGGTTCCTGCAAACAAAATTGGCACATATTAAAAAACCAGGCAAGGTAGAAGAACACATAAATTTTTATGTTGAAACTAGGAAGTAAAGttattgaataaaatttataaagactATTGTGACCAACAGATCATGATTGCAAGTTTACAACCATAATGtgatttgatattaatttttccTAGATGCAAGGTGAAGTagtataagtaaattaattatcattaagaGCCAAACATACCTTATACAACCTATGGTATTGTTCTGCTTGCTTCCTACTTTTCCGaaccaaaactcgaaaatcaggaCCCATGCCACTGAAGAACAGTAACACAATATAAGGATGAAAAAGATGTAAGTGTCAAAAAATAGACAAGTTACATCAGCAGAAAGTAGCaagattaaaagtttaaaacatGTAAGTTATATCAGCAATCTGTGAATCAGATTCTATATAACCCATACTGAAAGAACTAATGAAATTAGCTTTCAATATGATTGAAGACATGAAAAGCAAACCTGTAAACAACTCCAATATTTGGAGTCAGACACTGTATTTTCTGAACCTGAAAGCAAACAGCAAACAACCACATTTCGCATTGATTAATAACCACTCATCAGCTTGGAAGCAGAACTACAAAAATGGTTGAGGCAATATAGTAGTCGGTCATTTTCTTTTGGTATGACCAATGTATCATTCTTGTCTGTTTTACAGTCCATGAAGACTAATACTTTCGAGATTCATGGTTGCTCCTCCCAACAACAATTTTATCTCCAGGGTTTGAACTTGAGTTCCCTCCCTAGAGTGCACTATACCTTACTATAACACCCACGCACCCAACTCTTGGCAGTAGTTGTCAGTCATTTTCATTCTTCAATTAACATACAAAGTTACTCTCTCATATTTTCTAGAAGGTAATAGATTAAAACAGCAAAAGTGAAGTTGTCTAAAAAtccaaaagtaaagaaaaaaaaatacagatGGAAAGGCCAAGTATATTGTAAGAAACAAACTACTCACAGAAGTTTCATCAACCAAGATTGAAGGCAACTTCTTCTCGGTAGCAATTACAACCCCATTAGCAGCTGTAATTTAAAACCCATCGTCAAATTAAGCCCAATGTATTAATTTACAAGCATAAATATTTAACCAGTTAGTCACTATTTCACTAGTTGTAAAACCCTAAACCGATcacttaaaaaacaaaaaataaataaatttgaaaagaaaaaaacctttGATTCCAAGAGATGTTTGACCCGAACCGACCGCCGTCAAGGCATGCTCGATCTGAACTAGCTTTCCCGAAGGACTGTTCGAAagcacaaaaaagaaaaaaaaataattcaaaaattagtTCTAAATTCAATTCATTAAAGTAGAATAAGAAAGGGATTATTACCTGAAAGTTGTGAGAGAAAATGAATACTGACTGTCACCCATGGTATGAAAACTTCAAAAACCTGAACAAATGAagattgtaaagaaagaaaagtgaTTTACTTTGGGGGTGTTTGTGAATGGAACGAAACAAGGACAGCTTATTTTGTATTTGTTTGAAGATGGTATATAGATCGAAAAAGGTTTCTTGTTGGGGAAGAAGGTTAGGCTTTAGAGAGATGGGTTGGGCTTAGGTGACAAAAATAAAGATTTGAGCCATGGAAGGCCGTTGGATCAACCCATTGCCTTTTTAAAACAGAACTAAAAAGAAAAGAGTAAAATCCTTAGTTGGCCACTTCACTTTTAGAGTGATTTCAATTTGGTCACTCAAAATGAAATCCTTACAATTTTGACATTCAAATTTTAAGatactttcattttagtcactcaagtGTTAAATCTCTAATGTCAGTTAATTATATATGCCacatcatgtttacactttcatttcGGTCCCCCAACTTCTAcgtcatttttattttggtcacataaaaatatcttttttaagTATTGATATGGGGCAAAAAAATCAAGgactaaagtgaaaaaataatagaaactaaaataatatacaaaatttttcaaattgcACCTGTTTATCCCATtgcaaaaaaaatctatttttttatattaaaaatttaaatttcaaaacattaaaataaattaaatagatttttgaaaaaaaattatccttTGATAATACCAACCGatttattattatgaatttgaaattaattaatttaatattctcctaaattttaaatttttattttatgtttctaaaTTATCTTTAATGAAAACAACtcaaataattcatatttaatgtTTCAAAATGAAAGTAATCTAAAAATTAGTTACTAACTAAATAATTTACTCAAAAAAAACCTACatactattttttttacatataggGTGTTGagtaaattaatgaaatatgctgaaaatttttaatatttaagtaaatagattttttatatatatatatttatcaggATATGTTGTTTGTTGAGAGAGAAATAAAAACAAGTCATATAGTTTTTAAGACAACACTAATTTTCCCCCCACCGATCACAATTTCAATGGCTACACTCCATCAGCCATatttttttcctatataaactcctctaaatttctttcttttcaattcaaacttatttcttttatctcaattctctcgataattttattttaaatctttctCTGAATCCTATTCTCTCAATATTGATTACTATATTCATGAAATATTTGCTGAAATTTAACGTATGCACACCCTTACACATTCCAGGATAAGATAGACAAATTCATGATAAAACAATTattatgtgaatttaaaaaaccacataatctttttatcaaccatttaACATTTAAGTAATAAAACAgcacaaataattaaataaaaaatttgtaacttttataattctatttaaaaataaagaaccTACTTATAATTCAATCACCAACAATATAGTTTTACCCTATCGtgaataaaaacaaataatttaaaaatgtttctTTTACACCTTGTGACATGGTAAGGTTacgaaaagataaaaaataaaaataaaattcaatgaaTAGCATTAAATACTTTctatgtataaaaaatattaattttggtaaaaaacaaacaaaccatTAAATAGTTTTCAATTGTTTTCAAtgttaattaacaaaaaaataaataaataaatactcgCCACAAATGGAATTCCCCTACCTCACAGGGAGAAAAGCAAAAAGGCGCATCAAAGTACAAACAAtgtgttaaattatttattttattattatataaatcacattataattttgattgttttagCAGATTCAATCTTAATTCGATTGATAtagatattattataaatattagatTACGTGAGTTTAAATGCATTAAAatgcattatttttttatttatagatttgggaataattataaataattctagatattatataaaaaataataaaccttaaaagaaaatttcttatTGGTGTATAATTTTGGCTACCGAAAATGAACAAAGGAGGGATGGACAGAAACCGATTGCTTGTTGCCGGTGGTGGATTTCCAGCaccaaatgaaagaaataaaggGAGGGAGGAAGAAAGAGGATGCCCCCACCATGAAAGGGAACAAGGGCGGTGGTCACCACTCACAAAGCAaaggctttcttttttttttagcgaTTGAAGTTTAGAGAGAGAAGAAAGCAATATACCAAAAAAATACATAGTACTGAAATAGTTAACTATTCCAAATGGCAttacaaattagaaaaaatattttatcttgaattaaaatataaatattaaattttaatcattattattgcaatatttaagaatatatgaatttgaatgtACATAAACTTATATTTTCCTTTGATTTAAGGTAAAACTAAACATTGTAAGAAAAAGATTAAACAATTTTTTTGAGGCTTGAACTTATTAGCTAAATCCATATTGGGGTTTAAATTTTTTGAGTCcaaattaatctttaaaatcgATAATTATTCTCATATTAGGACCTAAATTTTTTGATCTAAGATAATGCCTAATATTTCTTTGAAAATCCTAAAATTCATGTTCCAATATGTGAACAATCGTCAAGTTTATGGACTAAtgtaaaaaaaagttcaagccccaACGTGAGAACAATTGTCTAGTTCAGGCTTCAACATGGGAATAATTACCAAGTTCAGGaatcaaattgaacaaaaaaaaagttcaggCGCCGATGTGGGAGTTATTTCCAAGTTTAGGCCTCGAATAGTGATTTAATCTAAAgaaatagagactaaatctcAAAATTGAAGCATAAATGATGGACCAAAACCAAAGTTTtaccatttttaattaatttaagggCTGCAAAAGAAAAGCTCAAAACCGCCACCTCTACTCAAGCACATATATAAATACCATACCCACTCCAGCGCAGAGaaagatttttattttcttcgcTTTCTCTCCGCAAGATAGCGACGTCTTTGTTTTCAAAACTTCcgtttaaactttaaaacaacGCCATTTTCCGGCCCTTTATCTACTCTACCAAACTCCTTTTTTCCCGTCTAGGTaacttcctctttttttttttttgttaatatgcaaatcttctattttttttattttaaaaaaaactgtaatgaaattttaattttcctaagGCATAATATCAATGCGGCGTGGTTTTGATCTTTCATTTTCGAGATTCTGAAATCGCCGATTACCAACTCTTCGGTCTTTCGCTTATTTCAGGTTTTgatctcattttatttttctatcattgattttattttgtttatttttttctgttGTAATCTTCTCCTTGCTGAGTTTATCTGTTGTTGATCGATTTTCTCCGGAAAATAATTATGAGAAATTGATAAGCTTTgttgttttttgtatttttggtggTGCATGTAGTGGTTTCCCGTTCATTTCACTTTTAAGATTTTAGtctttatattgttattatattgctTAGATTACAGATTAAGATAAGTAGGTTTTGATTGTTGAAATAATTGtgatttatgtatattttatttattgtgtttttaattcttggaTTGCTGTGTTGGCTTTGGTAATTAGTAGAACTTATTTAACTTTAATTCTAATTATTCATCCCTTTTGAGTGTTTCCTTGTAATAATCAGTGAAATTCAGCTATCTGTTTTTGAGTCGGGGAGTTGGCAAATCAGACAATTATAACTTGCTGGTGATTGGATTGAAATATATGATACTTGGTTGCTTCTGCCTGCTCTCTTTGCTTACTATAGTAATTCTAATTCACGTACTTTGGTTATGAGTTATTTTTCCAGTAAAGAAGTTTCTTTCTTGCTTAGGGAAAACAAGAGGTAGGGGGGAAGTAAGGGGAAGGGGTATGTTGTTGGTTGAAGATGCTTAAAGAACTTGGCTACAATATATAGGTTCAGCTTCAACGAAGCAATGACTCTGTTTTTTATTTACTCTTTAAGCAATTAAGTTAGACATATACACCCTTCATTTGGTTGCTgttattgtcattattattattgaatgaCAGTGCGTCTT includes these proteins:
- the LOC107937519 gene encoding pentatricopeptide repeat-containing protein At2g35130; this encodes MFVVGNTLNHLYIQPRSYKTSFKWMAKNSSSSDVAIEKWKRDGVYIDKRGKLRTFHHKKLSRKRCGSLRGQGWKYGSGFVDGVFPVLSPIAQQILDFLQQEVDADRVWGSLDNLSPSHSTWDDLINVAVQLRLNKKWDPIVLLCEWILQRSSFQLDVMCFNLLIDAYGQKSLYKKVESTYLELLEARCIPTEDTYALLVKAYCTAGLKQKAEAVFAEMRKYGLSPSATVYNAYIDGLMKGGNSQKAIEVFQRMKRDGCQLNTETYTLMINLYGKARKSYMALKLFDEMRSQKCKPNICTYTALVNAFAREGLCEKAEEIFEQLQEAGHEPDVYAYNALMEAYSRAGYPYGAAEVFSLMQHMGCEPDRASFNIMVDAYGRAGLYEDAESVFEEMKKLGITPTMKSHMLLLSAYSRVGNIAKCENIVNQIQESGLQPDTFVLNSMLNLYGKLGQFENMEKVLVAMEKGPYEADISTYNILINVYGRAGYFNRMEELFQSLPAKNLTPDVVTWTSRLGAYSRKKLYQRCLEIFEEMIDAGCYPDGGTAKVLLSACSSEDQIEQVTTVIRTMHKDMKTVLPI
- the LOC107937522 gene encoding proteasome subunit alpha type-2-A, with product MGDSQYSFSLTTFSPSGKLVQIEHALTAVGSGQTSLGIKAANGVVIATEKKLPSILVDETSVQKIQCLTPNIGVVYSGMGPDFRVLVRKSRKQAEQYHRLYKEPIPVTQLVRETAAVMQEFTQSGGVRPFGVSLLVAGYDDNGPQLYQVDPSGSYFSWKASAMGKNVSNAKTFLEKRYTDDMELDDAVHTAILTLKEGFEGQISGKNIEIGIIGTDRKFRVLTPAEIDDYLAEVE